In Methylomonas sp. ZR1, one DNA window encodes the following:
- a CDS encoding MEKHLA domain-containing protein — translation MLDLPVPSQENDFYETHIQLLLQSYQQLLGKPLLEQSANMALGRQVYEADFALLSHDTTADPVFNYANLTAQDLFELSWPEFIGMPSRFSAEPVNREERERLLNQVTNQGYIDNYSGVRIAKSGQRFLIERAVVWNVYDSAQRYLGQAACFSDWRLLP, via the coding sequence ATGCTCGATTTGCCAGTACCCAGCCAAGAAAACGATTTTTACGAAACCCATATCCAATTGCTGCTCCAAAGCTATCAGCAATTGCTGGGCAAGCCGCTGTTGGAACAGTCCGCAAACATGGCGCTGGGCCGGCAAGTCTATGAAGCCGATTTTGCCTTGCTATCTCACGACACCACCGCCGATCCGGTTTTCAATTATGCCAACCTCACCGCGCAGGATTTATTCGAGCTAAGTTGGCCGGAATTTATCGGCATGCCGTCGCGCTTTTCGGCGGAACCGGTGAATCGAGAGGAACGCGAACGCTTGCTGAATCAAGTGACCAACCAGGGTTATATCGACAACTACAGCGGGGTGCGGATCGCCAAATCCGGCCAGCGTTTTTTGATCGAGCGCGCGGTGGTGTGGAATGTCTACGATAGCGCGCAACGGTATCTCGGCCAGGCGGCTTGTTTTAGCGACTGGCG